One Brevibacillus choshinensis genomic window carries:
- a CDS encoding propanediol/glycerol family dehydratase large subunit: MRRSKRFEILEQRPVNQDGFVKEWPEMGFVAMSSPNDPKPSLRVEKGKVVELDGKNREHFDMLDQFIADYTIDAKAAERVMQKSSLEIARKLVDINVPRSEVLALSKGMTPAKVVEVLNQMNIVEMMMALQKMRARKTPSNQCHVTNVRDNPVLMAADAAEAALRGFDEQETTVGVVRYAPFNALALLVGSQTARGGVLTQDALEEATELRLAMLGLTSYAETISIYGTESVFVDGDDTPWSKMFLASSYASRGAKMRFTSGTGSEVQMAGAEGKSMLYLEIRCVMMAKGAGVQGLQNGSISCIGVPASVPSGIRAVLAENLATTLFDMEVASGNDQTFSHSEIRRSAKMLCQMLPGTDFIFSGFSAMPNSDDMFAGSNMDSTDYDDYLVIQRDMMVDGGLRPVDEASVIAIRYEAAKTLQAVFEEFGFPAITEEELEAATFANGSEDMPLRNVVEDLKAAERILKEGITGYDVALALAKRGYTQTAERIFNMLKQRVAGDYLHTSAIINKDNVVISAVNDENDYTGPGTGYRLSEERWEEIKNIHQAISPQDF, from the coding sequence ATGCGACGTTCAAAACGATTCGAGATTTTGGAGCAAAGGCCTGTCAATCAGGACGGTTTTGTCAAGGAATGGCCGGAAATGGGATTTGTCGCGATGTCCAGTCCGAACGATCCGAAGCCGTCCCTCCGAGTAGAGAAGGGAAAAGTCGTAGAGCTGGACGGCAAAAATAGAGAGCATTTCGACATGCTGGACCAGTTCATTGCGGACTACACCATCGATGCGAAAGCGGCTGAACGGGTGATGCAGAAGAGCAGCCTGGAGATCGCCAGAAAGCTGGTGGACATCAACGTTCCCCGCTCGGAGGTGCTGGCCTTGTCAAAGGGAATGACTCCGGCCAAAGTCGTGGAAGTGCTGAATCAAATGAACATCGTCGAGATGATGATGGCGCTGCAAAAAATGCGTGCGAGGAAGACCCCGTCCAACCAATGCCATGTGACGAATGTCCGCGACAATCCCGTCCTCATGGCTGCCGATGCGGCCGAGGCGGCACTTCGCGGATTCGACGAGCAGGAGACGACGGTGGGGGTCGTGCGCTACGCTCCCTTTAATGCGCTGGCTTTGCTGGTGGGCTCCCAGACAGCGCGAGGGGGTGTGCTGACGCAGGACGCGCTGGAGGAGGCGACTGAGCTGCGCCTAGCGATGCTGGGACTGACCTCTTATGCAGAGACGATTTCCATTTACGGGACGGAATCGGTTTTTGTGGATGGTGACGATACGCCTTGGTCGAAGATGTTCTTAGCCTCCTCGTACGCTTCGCGCGGAGCGAAAATGCGCTTTACCTCGGGAACGGGCTCGGAGGTGCAGATGGCCGGTGCGGAAGGCAAATCCATGCTGTACTTGGAGATTCGCTGCGTCATGATGGCGAAAGGGGCGGGCGTGCAGGGGCTGCAGAACGGCTCCATCAGCTGTATCGGGGTACCGGCATCTGTGCCGAGTGGAATTCGGGCTGTGCTCGCAGAAAATTTGGCGACAACACTCTTTGATATGGAGGTGGCCTCAGGAAATGACCAGACCTTTTCCCATTCCGAGATCAGGCGCAGTGCGAAAATGCTCTGCCAGATGCTGCCCGGAACGGATTTCATTTTTTCCGGATTCAGTGCGATGCCGAACAGCGACGACATGTTTGCAGGCTCGAACATGGACTCCACCGATTATGACGACTACTTGGTCATTCAACGCGACATGATGGTAGACGGGGGCTTGCGTCCGGTGGATGAAGCCAGTGTGATCGCGATTCGTTACGAGGCTGCCAAAACACTCCAGGCAGTCTTTGAGGAATTCGGCTTCCCTGCCATCACGGAAGAAGAGCTCGAAGCGGCGACCTTCGCCAATGGCAGCGAGGATATGCCGCTGCGCAACGTCGTCGAGGATCTGAAAGCGGCGGAGCGCATTCTGAAGGAAGGCATCACAGGATACGATGTGGCTTTGGCTCTGGCCAAAAGAGGCTACACTCAGACCGCGGAGCGGATTTTCAACATGCTGAAGCAGCGGGTCGCGGGGGACTATCTGCATACTTCGGCCATCATCAACAAGGACAACGTGGTGATCAGCGCGGTGAATGATGAAAACGATTACACCGGACCGGGAACAGGCTATCGTCTCAGTGAAGAGAGATGGGAAGAGATCAAGAATATTCACCAGGCCATCAGTCCGCAAGATTTTTAG
- a CDS encoding propanediol/glycerol family dehydratase medium subunit: protein MKTPAFSIEMKLTERGMAGKGTDPREVIVAVGPAFGKELNKTIVKVDHSAVLREVLSGIEEQGAVPRLIRSLRTADLAFMAHEAARLSGSGIGIGLQSRGTTVIHQRDLDPLSNLELFPQSPVITLETYRAIGRNAAMYALGESPNPVPVMNDQMARPKYQAIAAILYLKECQSLVSDARPVELIAEFSIEE from the coding sequence ATGAAGACACCAGCGTTTTCGATCGAAATGAAGCTGACAGAGCGGGGAATGGCAGGCAAGGGAACAGATCCGCGCGAAGTCATCGTAGCGGTCGGGCCCGCTTTCGGCAAAGAGCTGAACAAGACCATCGTCAAGGTGGACCACAGCGCTGTGCTGCGGGAAGTGCTTTCCGGGATTGAAGAGCAGGGAGCGGTTCCGCGGCTGATTCGCAGCCTTCGTACAGCTGACCTGGCTTTCATGGCCCACGAAGCGGCGCGGCTCTCCGGATCGGGCATCGGGATCGGGCTGCAGTCCCGAGGGACGACGGTCATTCACCAGCGCGACCTAGACCCGCTAAGCAATCTGGAGCTGTTTCCCCAATCTCCCGTCATCACCCTGGAAACCTATCGGGCCATCGGACGCAACGCCGCGATGTACGCGCTGGGGGAGAGCCCCAATCCGGTTCCTGTCATGAATGATCAAATGGCCCGCCCGAAGTACCAGGCGATCGCAGCCATCCTTTATCTGAAAGAGTGCCAGTCACTTGTCTCCGATGCCAGGCCGGTTGAGTTGATTGCGGAATTTTCCATCGAGGAATAG
- a CDS encoding diol dehydratase small subunit: MPKLTREHYPLGLNSPELLYTPTGKAYSELTLEAALRGEVTSADLRISPDTLLMHAQISESLGRVQLASNFRRAAELIAISDTRILEIYNALRPNRSTKEELLAIASELEESYGAVENARLVREAAEVYERRGKLRGNED; the protein is encoded by the coding sequence ATGCCAAAATTGACGAGAGAACATTATCCCCTTGGTCTGAACAGCCCGGAGTTGCTGTACACGCCGACCGGAAAAGCGTACAGCGAATTGACGCTGGAGGCGGCGCTGCGGGGGGAGGTGACCAGTGCCGACCTGCGAATCAGTCCTGACACTCTGCTCATGCACGCCCAGATCAGCGAAAGCTTGGGGCGGGTCCAGCTGGCGAGCAACTTTCGTCGGGCGGCTGAGCTTATCGCCATATCCGACACTCGCATCCTGGAGATTTACAACGCGCTGCGCCCCAACCGGTCAACAAAAGAGGAATTGTTGGCAATTGCCAGCGAGCTGGAGGAATCCTATGGAGCGGTAGAAAATGCCCGCTTGGTTCGGGAAGCCGCCGAGGTGTATGAGAGACGAGGCAAATTGCGGGGAAACGAGGATTGA